A genomic stretch from Pseudomonas sp. MUP55 includes:
- a CDS encoding aldo/keto reductase has product MSLKDKLPGVLGFGTAPLGNMFRAIPEDEARATVEAAWNNGVRYFDTAPFYGSGLSEIRLGRALSHYNRDDYVLSTKVGRVILDEVEDSARDLGEKSGVFEHGRPNKMLNDYSADATLRSIEDSLERLQTDRLDIVWVHDIAQDFYGDQWLEYFNQARTGAFKVLTRLREEGVIKAWGLGVNRVEPCELTLDLTEAQSDGFLLAGRYTLLDHDRALQRLMDAALAQQVEIVVGGPYSSGILAGGAHFEYQQASPAIIQKVEQIKAIAQAFGVSVKAAALQFSLAHPAVAAVIPGASRPGRIAEDVAALSEQIPATFWQALRDAQLISLRAPLPL; this is encoded by the coding sequence ATGAGCTTGAAAGACAAACTGCCCGGCGTACTGGGCTTTGGCACCGCGCCGCTGGGCAATATGTTCCGCGCCATCCCTGAAGACGAAGCCCGGGCCACCGTCGAGGCTGCCTGGAATAACGGCGTACGTTATTTTGATACCGCACCGTTCTACGGGTCGGGGTTGTCGGAAATCCGCCTGGGCCGCGCCTTGTCCCACTACAACCGCGACGACTATGTGCTCAGCACCAAGGTCGGACGGGTGATTCTCGACGAAGTCGAAGACAGCGCCCGTGACCTGGGCGAGAAAAGCGGTGTGTTCGAGCACGGACGCCCGAACAAGATGCTCAATGACTACAGCGCCGATGCCACCCTGCGCTCGATCGAAGACAGCCTTGAGCGCCTGCAAACCGACCGCCTGGACATCGTGTGGGTGCACGACATTGCCCAGGATTTCTACGGCGACCAGTGGCTGGAGTACTTCAATCAGGCGCGTACCGGTGCTTTCAAGGTGCTGACGCGTTTGCGCGAGGAAGGCGTGATCAAGGCCTGGGGGCTGGGGGTGAACCGCGTCGAACCCTGCGAGTTGACGCTGGACCTGACCGAAGCCCAGTCCGACGGCTTTCTGCTGGCCGGCCGCTACACGCTGCTGGATCACGACCGTGCCTTGCAGCGCCTGATGGACGCGGCCCTCGCGCAACAGGTCGAGATCGTGGTCGGCGGCCCCTACAGCTCGGGCATTCTTGCGGGCGGTGCGCACTTTGAATACCAGCAAGCCAGCCCGGCGATCATTCAGAAGGTCGAGCAGATCAAGGCGATTGCCCAGGCGTTTGGCGTGAGCGTCAAGGCGGCTGCGCTACAGTTTTCCCTGGCACACCCGGCCGTGGCGGCGGTGATTCCTGGCGCCAGTCGTCCGGGGCGTATTGCCGAAGACGTGGCGGCGTTGTCAGAGCAGATTCCAGCAACCTTCTGGCAGGCGTTGCGCGATGCGCAATTGATTTCGCTGCGCGCACCTCTGCCGCTTTAA
- a CDS encoding PAS domain-containing sensor histidine kinase, with translation MPAESLFDNAACALAVTREDGTIVHANQRLSDWLGLSAVELHGQRFQDLLTMGGRIFYQTHLAPMLRMHGSVTEVKLDIRHRDGHKVTVLFNASQRQQTDGVVYDLALFGTTDRDKYERELLNARKLAEALLQEKTATEVALHQAQAELSQAYAIAQQRALFAEQMVAIVSHDLKNPLTAIRMASDFLRRGEHSPKEHQLLGHIGQSSERAHRMIADLLDFTQARVGQGITIRAQPLDLHSVIDRAVDELRVTFPKATLVHQAHGHGDACLDADRVQQIIGNLVANSVAYGDLQQPITIASRLSADGSEVSVHNYGAAIPKALLAGLFEPMTRGPHQGSDVRSVGLGLYIVRELARVHGGDVAVSSCATQGTTFSVKFQAGTPRPA, from the coding sequence ATGCCGGCTGAGTCGCTGTTCGACAACGCCGCCTGCGCCCTGGCGGTAACCCGCGAAGACGGCACGATTGTGCACGCCAACCAGCGTCTGAGCGACTGGCTCGGGCTCAGCGCGGTGGAGCTGCACGGGCAACGCTTTCAAGACCTGCTGACCATGGGTGGGCGGATTTTCTACCAGACCCATCTGGCGCCGATGCTGCGCATGCATGGCAGCGTGACCGAGGTAAAACTCGACATCCGCCATCGCGACGGGCACAAAGTCACGGTGCTGTTCAACGCCAGTCAGCGTCAGCAAACCGATGGCGTTGTGTACGACCTGGCGCTGTTCGGCACCACCGACCGCGACAAGTACGAGCGCGAACTGCTCAACGCACGCAAGCTGGCCGAAGCGCTGCTACAGGAAAAAACCGCCACCGAGGTGGCGCTGCATCAGGCCCAGGCCGAACTGAGCCAGGCCTATGCCATTGCCCAGCAACGCGCGTTGTTCGCCGAACAGATGGTGGCGATTGTCAGCCACGACTTGAAAAACCCGTTGACCGCGATCCGCATGGCGTCGGACTTTCTTCGACGCGGCGAGCACTCGCCAAAGGAGCATCAGTTGCTCGGGCATATCGGCCAATCGTCCGAGCGCGCCCACCGCATGATCGCCGACCTGCTGGACTTCACCCAAGCCCGGGTCGGCCAGGGCATCACCATCAGGGCCCAGCCGCTGGACTTGCACAGTGTGATTGATCGCGCCGTGGACGAACTGCGGGTGACCTTCCCCAAGGCCACGTTGGTGCATCAAGCCCATGGCCATGGCGACGCTTGCCTTGACGCCGACCGGGTGCAGCAGATCATTGGCAATCTGGTCGCCAACAGCGTGGCCTATGGTGACCTGCAGCAGCCGATCACCATTGCCTCACGCCTGAGCGCCGATGGCAGTGAAGTCTCGGTGCACAACTACGGCGCGGCGATTCCCAAGGCGTTGCTGGCCGGGCTGTTCGAGCCCATGACCCGCGGCCCCCATCAGGGCAGCGATGTCCGCAGCGTGGGCCTGGGCCTGTATATCGTGCGCGAACTGGCCAGGGTGCACGGCGGCGATGTGGCAGTGAGCTCCTGCGCAACGCAAGGCACCACCTTCAGCGTGAAGTTCCAGGCAGGTACGCCGCGCCCTGCATGA
- a CDS encoding alpha/beta hydrolase has protein sequence MDLRHRNNVSVMGNGSSTLVFSHGFGCNQAMWNSLAPHFLERFRVVLYDLVGAGLSDLGAYDKARYSTLEGYARDLNELIDAYAEGPVILVGHSVSAMIGALADRFAPGRVAAHVMIGPSPRYIDTQSYVGGFKRDDIEDLLDTLDSNYLGWSSSMAPVIMGAPGQPELSSELTESFCRTEPDIAKQFARVTFLSDNRADVIGLTTPVLILQSSDDLIAPVAVGEYLHAVLPNSTYHLVDNIGHCPHMSAPQACAAAMDRFLAPWAVINAG, from the coding sequence ATGGATCTACGTCACCGCAATAACGTCAGTGTGATGGGCAACGGCTCCTCGACTCTTGTGTTTTCCCATGGCTTCGGTTGCAACCAGGCGATGTGGAACTCCCTGGCGCCCCACTTTCTCGAGCGTTTTCGCGTGGTGCTGTATGACCTGGTGGGCGCCGGCCTCTCGGACCTTGGCGCCTACGACAAAGCCAGGTACAGCACGCTGGAGGGTTATGCCCGCGACCTCAACGAGCTGATCGACGCCTACGCCGAAGGCCCGGTGATTCTGGTGGGTCACTCGGTCAGCGCGATGATCGGCGCCCTTGCCGACCGCTTCGCCCCGGGACGGGTCGCGGCGCACGTGATGATTGGCCCTTCGCCGCGCTATATCGACACCCAGAGCTATGTCGGCGGCTTCAAGCGCGACGACATCGAAGACCTGCTCGACACCCTCGACAGCAACTACCTCGGCTGGTCCAGCAGCATGGCCCCGGTGATCATGGGCGCCCCTGGGCAACCTGAACTGAGCAGCGAACTGACGGAAAGCTTCTGCCGCACCGAACCCGACATCGCCAAGCAATTTGCCCGGGTGACCTTTCTTTCGGACAACCGCGCCGACGTGATCGGCCTGACCACCCCCGTGCTGATCCTGCAGTCGAGCGACGACTTGATCGCCCCCGTGGCCGTGGGCGAATACCTGCACGCCGTGCTGCCCAACAGCACCTATCACCTGGTGGACAATATCGGCCATTGCCCGCACATGAGTGCGCCGCAGGCGTGCGCGGCGGCGATGGATCGGTTTCTGGCGCCCTGGGCCGTCATCAATGCCGGCTGA
- a CDS encoding SDR family NAD(P)-dependent oxidoreductase: protein MKIDVSGKVAIVSGSTAGIGLGISQALAQSGATVVVIGRDSGKVDAALASIRQTVPGADLRGLVADLGTAEGAEKLFAAEPRADILVNNLGIFNDVDFFEAPDSEWTRFYEVNVISGVRLSRHYVPGMVEQGWGRVIFVSSESGVATPADMINYGVTKSANLAVSHGLAKRLAGTGVTVNAILPGPTFTDGLEHMLKDATQQSGRSARDEADVFVRKARPTSIIQRAANVDEVANLVAYIASPLSSATTGAALRVDGGVVDSMAI, encoded by the coding sequence ATGAAAATCGATGTGAGCGGCAAAGTAGCCATCGTCAGCGGCAGCACGGCCGGGATCGGCCTGGGCATCAGCCAGGCCCTGGCGCAGTCGGGCGCCACCGTGGTGGTGATCGGGCGTGACAGCGGCAAAGTCGACGCGGCGCTGGCCAGCATCCGCCAGACGGTGCCGGGCGCCGACCTGCGCGGGCTGGTGGCCGACCTGGGCACGGCCGAAGGCGCCGAAAAACTGTTCGCCGCCGAACCCCGCGCCGACATCCTGGTCAACAACCTGGGCATCTTCAATGATGTGGATTTCTTCGAGGCGCCGGACAGTGAATGGACGCGTTTCTATGAGGTCAACGTGATCTCCGGCGTGCGCCTGTCGCGGCATTACGTGCCGGGCATGGTCGAGCAGGGCTGGGGGCGGGTGATCTTTGTGTCGTCTGAATCCGGCGTGGCGACGCCGGCGGACATGATCAATTACGGCGTGACCAAAAGCGCCAATCTGGCGGTATCCCATGGCCTGGCCAAGCGCCTGGCGGGTACCGGTGTGACCGTCAACGCGATCCTGCCGGGGCCGACGTTTACCGATGGCCTTGAGCACATGCTCAAGGACGCCACGCAGCAATCCGGGCGTAGCGCGCGGGACGAGGCCGATGTGTTCGTGCGCAAGGCGCGGCCTACCTCGATCATCCAGCGCGCGGCGAATGTGGATGAAGTGGCCAACCTGGTGGCGTACATTGCTTCACCGCTGTCATCCGCCACCACGGGCGCCGCGCTGCGGGTCGACGGTGGCGTGGTCGACAGCATGGCGATCTGA
- a CDS encoding polyamine ABC transporter substrate-binding protein, translating to MRVVNKLLPLALLAAFSSAGQAAPTVSVYNWTDYIGETTLADFQASTGINVVYDVFDSNETLEGKLLAGRTGYDVVVPSNHFLARQVKAGAFLTLDRAQLPNFKNLDPRLLKLLEQNDPANAHSVPYLWGTNGIGYNVDKVKQVLGIDRIDSWAVLFEPDNLKKLHECGVAFLDSPDELFPAVLNYLGKDPRSENAEDYKLAEAKLLTLRPYITYFHSSKYISDLANGNICVAFGYSGDVFQAANRAKEARNGVNIAYSIPKEGSNLWFDLLAIPADASNPEQAHAFINYLLEPEVIAKVSASVGYANANPAAKPFMAAELVNDPEVYPPQAVLDKLYISTTPTPATMRVMTRAWSKVKSNR from the coding sequence ATGCGTGTTGTGAACAAGCTTCTCCCGCTGGCCCTGCTGGCGGCGTTCAGCAGTGCCGGCCAGGCTGCACCAACGGTCAGCGTCTACAACTGGACCGACTACATCGGCGAGACCACCCTGGCGGATTTCCAGGCCAGCACGGGCATCAACGTGGTCTATGACGTGTTCGACTCCAACGAAACCCTGGAAGGCAAGTTGCTCGCGGGGCGTACCGGCTATGACGTGGTGGTGCCGTCCAACCACTTCCTGGCGCGCCAGGTAAAAGCCGGCGCGTTCCTCACGCTCGACCGCGCGCAATTGCCCAATTTCAAGAACCTGGACCCCAGGCTGCTCAAATTGCTTGAGCAGAACGACCCGGCCAACGCGCACTCGGTGCCGTACCTGTGGGGCACCAACGGCATCGGCTACAACGTCGACAAGGTCAAGCAAGTGCTGGGCATCGACCGCATCGATTCCTGGGCCGTGCTGTTCGAGCCGGACAACCTCAAGAAGCTGCACGAGTGTGGCGTGGCCTTCCTCGACTCGCCGGATGAGCTGTTTCCGGCGGTGCTCAACTACCTGGGCAAAGACCCGCGCAGCGAGAACGCCGAAGACTACAAACTCGCCGAGGCCAAGCTGCTGACGCTGCGGCCGTACATCACCTATTTCCATTCCTCCAAGTACATTTCGGACCTGGCTAACGGCAATATCTGCGTGGCGTTCGGTTATTCCGGCGATGTGTTCCAGGCGGCCAACCGCGCCAAGGAAGCCAGGAACGGCGTGAACATCGCCTATTCGATTCCCAAGGAAGGCTCCAACCTGTGGTTCGACCTGCTGGCGATCCCGGCCGACGCGAGCAACCCCGAACAAGCCCACGCCTTCATCAACTACCTGCTCGAGCCCGAGGTGATCGCCAAGGTCAGCGCCTCGGTGGGTTACGCCAACGCCAACCCGGCGGCCAAGCCGTTCATGGCCGCGGAACTGGTGAACGACCCCGAGGTGTACCCGCCCCAGGCAGTGCTCGACAAACTCTACATTTCCACCACGCCCACCCCGGCGACCATGCGCGTGATGACCCGCGCCTGGAGCAAAGTGAAGTCCAACCGATGA
- the dapF gene encoding diaminopimelate epimerase — translation MTLPFVKMHAHGDDFIIIDRRGQDNPITAQIARRLGDRHTGIGFNQLAVVLDCDDAAARIQFWNPDGTPLQTCGSATRGVADRLMHEAGTQAVVLRTDRGLLTCVRVGGQRVSVDMGEPSLAWEAVPLARAVDTRALPIDGAPAACGMGNPHCTFFVEDITAVDVEAMGPALEYHPLFPARTNVHFVQVIERNRIRLRIWERGGGVPLGSGSCCCAAVVNGVRRGLLDDKVEVECDGGTLTVQWDGQGGVVLTGNVEPIMQGAAYLPGTSR, via the coding sequence ATGACCTTGCCCTTCGTGAAGATGCACGCCCACGGCGACGACTTCATCATCATCGACCGCCGTGGCCAGGATAACCCGATCACGGCGCAGATCGCCCGGCGCCTGGGCGATCGACACACCGGTATCGGTTTCAATCAACTGGCGGTGGTCCTCGACTGTGACGACGCTGCCGCCCGCATTCAGTTCTGGAACCCCGATGGCACGCCGCTGCAAACCTGTGGCAGCGCGACACGGGGCGTGGCCGACCGCCTGATGCACGAGGCCGGTACCCAGGCCGTGGTGCTGCGTACCGACCGCGGCTTGCTCACCTGCGTACGCGTCGGTGGGCAGCGGGTGTCGGTGGACATGGGCGAACCTTCGTTGGCGTGGGAGGCGGTGCCGCTGGCCCGGGCGGTGGACACCCGTGCGCTGCCCATCGACGGCGCGCCGGCGGCGTGCGGCATGGGCAATCCGCACTGTACGTTTTTTGTTGAAGACATCACCGCGGTCGACGTCGAAGCCATGGGCCCGGCCCTGGAATATCACCCGCTGTTCCCGGCCAGGACCAATGTGCATTTTGTGCAAGTGATCGAGCGTAACCGCATCCGCCTGCGCATTTGGGAGCGTGGCGGTGGCGTGCCGTTGGGCTCCGGGTCGTGTTGCTGCGCGGCGGTGGTCAATGGTGTGCGCCGCGGGCTGCTGGATGACAAGGTGGAGGTCGAGTGCGACGGCGGCACGCTGACGGTGCAGTGGGACGGGCAGGGCGGGGTGGTACTGACGGGCAACGTGGAGCCGATCATGCAGGGCGCGGCGTACCTGCCTGGAACTTCACGCTGA
- a CDS encoding SRPBCC family protein: protein MATASSVIEIPASADQVWKLIGGFNSLPDWLPFIAQSEPGDGGRVRHLHTADGGQIVERLQTFDNVARTYSYTIEQSPFPVSAYLATLQVEALTDASAKVTWSGVFTPAAGTTDAAVETLFTGVYSDGLAALRANFPG, encoded by the coding sequence GTGGCAACAGCGTCTTCTGTGATTGAAATCCCTGCGTCGGCTGACCAGGTCTGGAAACTGATCGGCGGCTTCAACAGCCTGCCTGACTGGCTGCCCTTTATCGCCCAAAGCGAGCCCGGCGACGGTGGCCGCGTGCGGCATCTGCACACCGCCGATGGCGGCCAGATCGTCGAGCGCTTGCAGACCTTCGACAACGTGGCCCGCACCTACAGCTATACCATTGAACAGTCGCCGTTTCCGGTGAGTGCTTATCTGGCGACCCTGCAGGTTGAGGCGTTGACCGATGCGTCGGCCAAAGTGACCTGGTCCGGGGTATTCACCCCGGCGGCAGGCACCACGGATGCAGCGGTAGAGACGCTGTTTACCGGCGTGTACAGCGATGGCCTTGCGGCGTTGCGCGCCAACTTCCCCGGCTGA
- a CDS encoding glutamine synthetase family protein has protein sequence MNAPFDQLSMWLKEHKITEVECVISDLTGIARGKIAPTNKFLHERGMRLPESVLLQTVTGDFVDDEIYYDLLDPADIDMICRPVANATYVVPWAIEPTAIVIHDTFDKQGNPIELSPRNVLKKVLQLYTEQGWQPIVAPEMEFYLTQRCEDPDLPLKTPIGRSGRAETGRQSFSIDAANEFDPLFEDVYDWCEAQGLDLDTLIHEDGPAQMEINFRHGDALDLADQITVFKRTLREAALKHNVAATFMAKPVADEPGSAMHLHQSVVDIATGKPVFVDADGKMSQLFLHHIGGLQKYIPKLLPMFAPNVNSFRRFLPDTSAPVNVEWGEENRTVGLRVPTSSPDAMRVENRLPGADANPYLAIAASLLCGYLGMIEQIEPSAPVEGRAYERRNLRLPFTLEDALARMEDCATVKQYLGDKFVRGYVAVKRAEHENFKRVISSWEREFLLLSV, from the coding sequence ATGAACGCCCCCTTCGATCAGCTTTCAATGTGGCTGAAAGAACACAAGATCACCGAAGTCGAATGCGTGATCAGTGACTTGACTGGCATCGCACGCGGCAAGATTGCGCCCACCAACAAGTTCCTGCATGAGCGAGGCATGCGCCTGCCGGAAAGTGTGCTGCTGCAAACGGTGACCGGGGACTTTGTCGACGACGAGATCTACTACGACCTGCTTGACCCGGCCGATATCGACATGATCTGCCGCCCGGTGGCCAACGCCACGTACGTGGTGCCCTGGGCCATCGAACCCACTGCCATCGTGATCCACGACACCTTCGACAAGCAGGGCAACCCGATCGAACTGTCGCCGCGCAACGTGCTGAAAAAAGTCCTGCAACTCTACACCGAGCAAGGCTGGCAGCCGATTGTGGCGCCGGAAATGGAGTTCTACCTGACCCAGCGCTGCGAAGACCCGGACCTGCCGCTGAAAACCCCGATTGGCCGCTCCGGCCGCGCCGAAACCGGGCGCCAGTCGTTCTCCATCGATGCCGCCAACGAATTCGACCCGCTGTTCGAAGACGTCTACGACTGGTGCGAAGCCCAGGGCCTGGACCTCGATACGCTGATCCACGAAGACGGCCCGGCGCAGATGGAAATCAACTTCCGTCACGGCGACGCACTGGACCTGGCCGACCAGATCACCGTGTTCAAACGCACCCTGCGCGAGGCCGCGCTCAAGCACAACGTGGCTGCCACCTTCATGGCCAAACCGGTGGCCGACGAACCTGGCAGCGCCATGCACCTGCACCAGAGCGTGGTCGATATCGCCACTGGCAAACCGGTGTTCGTCGACGCCGACGGCAAGATGAGCCAGCTGTTTTTGCATCACATCGGTGGCCTGCAAAAATACATTCCCAAACTGCTGCCGATGTTCGCGCCCAACGTGAACTCGTTCCGGCGCTTTTTGCCGGACACCTCCGCACCGGTCAACGTCGAATGGGGCGAAGAAAACCGCACCGTCGGCCTGCGTGTGCCCACCTCCAGCCCCGACGCGATGCGCGTGGAAAACCGCCTGCCGGGGGCCGACGCCAACCCGTACCTGGCGATTGCCGCGAGCCTGTTGTGCGGCTACCTGGGCATGATCGAGCAGATCGAACCCAGCGCGCCGGTGGAAGGGCGTGCTTATGAGCGTCGCAATTTGCGCCTGCCGTTCACCCTCGAAGACGCGCTGGCGCGCATGGAGGACTGTGCCACGGTCAAGCAGTACCTGGGCGACAAGTTCGTGCGCGGCTACGTGGCGGTCAAACGTGCCGAACACGAAAACTTCAAGCGCGTGATCAGTTCCTGGGAGCGCGAATTCCTGCTGTTGAGCGTCTGA
- a CDS encoding LysR substrate-binding domain-containing protein — protein MIDLRQLRYFEVVAEEQHVGRAAERLHISQSPLSRQIAQLEERLCLTLFERSQQRIRLTRDGQTFLAETRALLTHANRLESLGKRLGRGEEGGLCIGYIENAMHAGVLPNALRVLRDDRPNVHIKLYNLPSLEQLEGLRQRSLDVALVGEPPSPDDPDLTAQQVLDDPMLLALPEHHPLTQQRALLPEHLADQQWIGVQRKPGANPADDFVAACIRAGFTPQIPMEASEPFTALGLVASGLGVAMVQKGLSRNAPPGVVLRELPWLSYTTPLWAAWHRINLRPLVETFRKVLTEPATL, from the coding sequence ATGATTGATCTACGCCAACTGCGCTACTTCGAAGTGGTCGCCGAAGAACAACACGTCGGCCGCGCCGCCGAGCGCCTGCACATCTCCCAGTCACCATTGAGCCGGCAGATCGCCCAACTTGAAGAGCGCCTGTGCCTGACGCTGTTCGAACGCAGCCAGCAACGTATCCGCCTGACCCGCGACGGCCAGACATTTCTCGCCGAAACCAGGGCGCTGCTGACCCACGCCAACCGCCTGGAGTCCCTGGGCAAGCGCCTGGGTCGGGGTGAAGAAGGCGGCTTGTGCATCGGCTACATCGAGAACGCCATGCACGCCGGCGTGCTGCCCAATGCCTTGCGCGTGTTGCGCGATGACCGGCCCAACGTGCATATCAAGCTGTACAACCTGCCCTCCCTCGAACAACTGGAAGGCCTGCGCCAACGCAGCCTGGATGTGGCCCTGGTGGGCGAACCCCCATCGCCCGACGACCCGGACCTGACCGCCCAACAGGTGCTCGATGACCCGATGTTGCTGGCCTTGCCCGAGCATCATCCACTGACACAACAACGCGCGTTATTGCCCGAGCACCTGGCCGACCAGCAATGGATCGGCGTGCAGCGCAAACCCGGCGCCAACCCGGCTGACGACTTCGTCGCCGCGTGCATCCGGGCCGGCTTCACCCCACAGATCCCCATGGAAGCCAGCGAACCCTTCACCGCCCTGGGCCTGGTGGCCTCCGGCCTGGGCGTGGCAATGGTGCAAAAAGGCTTGAGCCGCAACGCACCACCGGGCGTGGTACTGCGCGAACTGCCCTGGCTGAGCTACACCACCCCGCTATGGGCGGCCTGGCACCGGATCAACCTGAGGCCGTTGGTGGAGACGTTTCGTAAAGTACTGACTGAACCTGCAACTCTCTAA
- a CDS encoding AAA family ATPase, with the protein MLIVFSGLPGTGKTTIARELARQMGAVYLRIDVIEQALREAGVLAGDVGASGYGVANALALSNLRLGQQVVADCVNPVRESREAWHAVALAAGVKQVDIQVVCSDQQAHRRRVESREGDIPGLLPPTWQSVLAHEYEAWDKPPFMLDTAQLTAAEAVTATRVHLSSVSD; encoded by the coding sequence ATGCTTATCGTATTCAGCGGCCTGCCCGGCACGGGCAAGACCACGATTGCCAGGGAGCTGGCGCGGCAGATGGGCGCGGTTTACCTGCGCATCGATGTGATCGAACAAGCGCTGCGGGAGGCTGGGGTGCTGGCGGGCGATGTGGGTGCCAGCGGCTATGGCGTAGCCAATGCCCTGGCGTTGAGCAACTTGCGCTTGGGCCAGCAGGTGGTCGCAGACTGCGTGAACCCGGTAAGGGAGAGTCGCGAAGCTTGGCACGCCGTGGCGCTGGCGGCAGGCGTCAAGCAGGTGGACATTCAGGTGGTGTGTTCCGACCAGCAGGCGCATCGGCGCAGAGTCGAGAGCCGTGAGGGGGATATTCCAGGACTATTGCCGCCGACGTGGCAATCGGTGTTGGCACATGAATATGAAGCCTGGGACAAGCCGCCGTTCATGCTCGATACGGCGCAGCTCACCGCCGCAGAGGCCGTCACAGCAACCCGCGTACACCTGTCGAGTGTGAGCGACTAG
- a CDS encoding FAD-binding oxidoreductase, with protein MMQPNDHAPSYYRASAHALLERPALDADLSADVCVIGGGFTGVNTAIELAQRGLSVILLEAHRIGWGASGRNGGQLIRGIGHDVSGFARHVGEEGVRYLERAGIDSVALVGERIRAHGIDCDLRWGFCELANTPAQFNAFKGEQEHLAALGYAHETRLIGPQDMPQVVDSTVYAGGLIDMGSGHLHPLNLVLGEARVAESLGVRIFEQTQVLELIHGDTVQVRCTGGMVRAASLVLACNAHLEDLEPRLSGKVLPAGSYIIATEPLSEAVAQQLIPHNLALCDQKVGLDYYRLTADRRLLFGGACHYSGRDPQDIAAYMRPKMLKVFPQLASIRIEFQWGGKIGITANRFPQVGRLRQYPNVFYAQGYSGHGLNVTHWCARLLAEGIHTGVSQGLDVFSQVPHMTFPGGKALRSPLLALGMLWYRLREMV; from the coding sequence ATGATGCAGCCCAACGACCACGCCCCGTCCTATTACCGCGCGTCGGCCCACGCCCTGCTGGAGCGGCCCGCCCTGGATGCTGACCTGAGCGCCGACGTGTGTGTGATCGGCGGCGGCTTTACCGGGGTCAACACCGCCATCGAACTGGCCCAGCGCGGGCTCTCGGTGATCCTGCTCGAAGCGCACCGCATCGGTTGGGGCGCCAGTGGACGCAACGGTGGGCAGTTGATTCGCGGCATCGGCCATGACGTGTCGGGCTTTGCCAGGCATGTAGGCGAGGAGGGCGTGCGTTATCTGGAACGCGCCGGCATCGACTCGGTGGCGCTGGTGGGCGAGCGCATTCGCGCGCACGGCATCGACTGCGACCTGCGCTGGGGTTTTTGCGAACTGGCCAATACCCCGGCGCAATTCAATGCCTTCAAGGGCGAGCAGGAGCACCTGGCGGCGCTGGGATACGCCCACGAAACCCGCCTCATCGGCCCGCAGGATATGCCGCAGGTGGTGGACTCGACGGTGTACGCCGGAGGCTTGATCGACATGGGTTCCGGCCACCTGCATCCGCTCAACCTGGTGCTGGGCGAGGCGCGGGTGGCCGAGTCACTCGGGGTGCGCATCTTCGAACAGACCCAGGTGCTGGAGTTGATCCACGGCGACACCGTGCAGGTGCGATGCACCGGCGGCATGGTGCGCGCGGCCAGCCTGGTGCTGGCGTGCAATGCGCATCTTGAGGACCTGGAACCACGCCTGAGCGGTAAGGTGTTGCCAGCAGGCAGCTACATCATCGCCACCGAACCGTTATCGGAGGCGGTGGCCCAGCAGTTGATCCCACACAACCTGGCGCTGTGCGACCAGAAAGTCGGGCTGGATTACTACCGGCTGACCGCCGACCGCCGCCTGCTGTTCGGCGGCGCCTGCCATTACTCGGGGCGCGATCCCCAGGACATCGCCGCGTATATGCGGCCGAAGATGCTCAAGGTATTTCCCCAGTTGGCCAGCATCCGGATCGAATTCCAGTGGGGCGGCAAGATCGGCATTACCGCCAACCGTTTCCCCCAGGTCGGGCGGCTCAGGCAGTACCCGAATGTGTTCTACGCCCAGGGCTATTCCGGTCATGGGCTGAACGTGACCCACTGGTGCGCGCGGTTGTTGGCCGAAGGCATTCACACCGGTGTCAGTCAGGGCCTGGACGTGTTCAGCCAGGTGCCGCACATGACCTTTCCAGGCGGCAAGGCGTTGCGCTCGCCGCTGCTGGCGTTGGGGATGTTGTGGTATCGGTTGCGGGAGATGGTCTGA